The following are encoded together in the Edaphobacter lichenicola genome:
- a CDS encoding TetR/AcrR family transcriptional regulator, whose translation MPDRRSRGEVRNGRLQKVAADLFLKRGYEGVTIDKIVELAGGSKSTVYSKFGGKCGLFISSIENLCRESNEPLTKIDYTGLNLEESLKKLSFHILKLITAKRSVELHRLAIGEAVNCPEVGEAWYTHGPARTASIIRSLLESRLDELRKAPIPIERMAVVLHDSLTGDVLYRLLAGVGKHENDTELERLACAAVDLILGNVCSDVR comes from the coding sequence ATGCCTGACAGGCGGTCGCGAGGAGAGGTTCGAAATGGCAGGCTCCAAAAAGTCGCAGCTGACTTGTTTCTGAAGCGCGGCTATGAGGGCGTTACCATCGACAAGATCGTCGAGCTGGCTGGCGGTTCGAAGAGTACGGTCTACAGCAAATTTGGCGGGAAGTGTGGGCTGTTCATCAGCAGTATTGAGAACCTGTGCCGCGAGTCGAACGAACCGCTCACCAAGATCGATTACACAGGATTGAACCTTGAAGAGAGTCTCAAAAAGCTCTCTTTTCACATTCTGAAGCTCATCACCGCAAAACGGTCCGTAGAGCTTCACCGTCTCGCCATCGGCGAGGCCGTGAACTGCCCCGAAGTAGGCGAGGCATGGTACACGCACGGTCCCGCCAGAACGGCTTCGATCATACGATCTCTGTTGGAAAGTCGTCTAGACGAGCTGCGAAAGGCACCGATCCCGATTGAACGAATGGCGGTGGTCCTTCACGACTCATTGACGGGAGACGTCTTATACCGTTTGTTGGCAGGAGTCGGCAAGCATGAAAACGATACCGAGCTCGAGCGATTGGCTTGCGCCGCCGTCGACCTCATTCTCGGGAACGTTTGCAGCGATGTGCGTTAA
- a CDS encoding PQQ-dependent sugar dehydrogenase produces MKRSPFAKFHALTLVFTPFLPYALHAQQTITGQAAFADYTQQKPGVRRKITVADLPEPKPSESVDNGPTLVPRPEGAWPLAPAGFKVQLYAGGDAATPMQRSENKKETHAPTSGTFVMPRIIHTAPNGDLFIADSQAGSIFVLRGVTAAGKAGTISSYATGLDHPFGIAFYPAGANPQWVYVGNATTVVRFAYKSGDLKAAGAPETIVPDLPGYAQLRGGGHWTRDVVFSADGKHMLVSVGSGSNADDPDTHPSEFHRADVLEYTPEGKFIEVYAYGIRNCVGEAINSVTGQLWCSTNERDALGNNLVPDYVTSVKEGGFYGWPWFYMGGHQDPRLMGTHPELKSKVITPDVLVQPHMASLGMTFYPTSKSTFPSQYDGDGFAAQHGSWNRANRGGYEVIRIPMKNGKATGEYEDFLTGFVTPDGQVWGRPVGVDVGHDGALYVTDDGSRSIWRVTYSGK; encoded by the coding sequence ATGAAACGTTCGCCCTTCGCAAAGTTCCACGCGTTAACTCTCGTTTTTACCCCGTTTCTTCCTTATGCGCTCCATGCGCAGCAGACGATCACCGGTCAGGCCGCCTTCGCGGACTACACGCAGCAGAAGCCGGGCGTCCGGCGAAAAATAACCGTGGCAGACCTGCCGGAGCCGAAACCGTCTGAATCTGTAGATAACGGTCCCACTCTTGTTCCAAGGCCTGAGGGTGCGTGGCCCCTTGCCCCGGCCGGATTTAAGGTCCAGCTCTATGCGGGCGGGGATGCAGCCACTCCTATGCAGCGCTCCGAAAACAAGAAAGAGACACACGCGCCTACCTCTGGAACCTTCGTGATGCCTCGCATCATCCACACTGCACCCAATGGAGATCTCTTTATAGCAGACTCGCAGGCTGGCTCCATATTTGTGCTGCGCGGCGTTACTGCTGCCGGGAAGGCAGGCACCATCAGCAGCTACGCCACTGGCCTTGATCATCCGTTTGGCATTGCGTTTTATCCTGCTGGCGCAAATCCTCAATGGGTCTACGTCGGAAACGCCACGACCGTCGTTAGATTCGCCTACAAGTCCGGGGATCTAAAAGCTGCCGGCGCGCCCGAGACAATCGTGCCCGATCTCCCCGGCTATGCCCAACTTCGTGGCGGAGGCCATTGGACGCGGGATGTTGTCTTCTCTGCCGACGGCAAGCATATGCTGGTGTCAGTTGGAAGTGGATCGAATGCCGACGATCCTGACACCCATCCCAGTGAGTTCCATCGTGCGGACGTGCTGGAGTACACCCCGGAGGGTAAGTTCATCGAGGTATACGCTTACGGTATTCGTAACTGTGTCGGCGAGGCTATCAACTCGGTTACGGGTCAACTGTGGTGTTCAACCAACGAGCGCGACGCCCTGGGGAACAATCTCGTTCCTGATTATGTGACGTCAGTTAAAGAAGGCGGCTTCTATGGTTGGCCCTGGTTCTATATGGGGGGCCATCAGGACCCACGACTTATGGGCACTCATCCTGAACTCAAATCCAAGGTCATTACCCCCGATGTCCTGGTTCAACCCCACATGGCTTCGCTCGGAATGACCTTTTACCCTACTAGCAAATCCACCTTCCCATCCCAATATGACGGCGACGGATTCGCAGCGCAACATGGGTCCTGGAACCGTGCGAATCGCGGAGGCTACGAGGTTATCCGTATTCCAATGAAGAACGGCAAAGCTACCGGCGAGTACGAAGATTTTCTTACTGGATTTGTCACCCCGGATGGACAGGTCTGGGGCCGACCGGTAGGAGTAGACGTAGGTCACGATGGCGCTCTCTACGTTACGGACGACGGCTCTCGCAGCATCTGGCGCGTAACCTACAGTGGAAAATAG